One Curtobacterium herbarum genomic window carries:
- the qcrC gene encoding cytochrome bc1 complex diheme cytochrome c subunit, with amino-acid sequence MFNTSKKNKKGRRSPLATVSLLAVALMTTGGAYALFSTSANADDSTNTTLAASSQSQVNEGQKLFASNCATCHGLSAQGTSEGPSLIGVGAASVDFQVGTGRMPLAAQGPQGEEKPAQFTDQQVDAMASYVASLGPGPSIPSSKLTDGAEGDAAEGAELFRINCAMCHNVAGAGGALTEGKYAPNLRDVSGKHIYEAMLTGPQNMPVFNDLNLTPDQKADVITYLKYVQDNKSPGGFGLGDLGPVAEGLFIWIFGLGAVVAMTVWLTAKTN; translated from the coding sequence ATGTTCAACACATCGAAGAAGAACAAGAAGGGCCGTCGCTCCCCCCTGGCGACCGTGTCCCTCCTCGCCGTCGCCCTCATGACGACGGGTGGTGCCTACGCACTGTTCAGCACCTCGGCCAACGCCGACGACAGCACCAACACGACCCTGGCCGCATCCAGCCAGTCGCAGGTCAACGAGGGCCAGAAGCTCTTCGCGTCGAACTGCGCCACCTGCCACGGACTGTCGGCCCAGGGGACCAGCGAGGGCCCGTCCCTCATCGGTGTCGGCGCCGCCTCGGTCGACTTCCAGGTCGGCACCGGCCGCATGCCGCTCGCCGCCCAGGGTCCCCAGGGTGAAGAGAAGCCCGCGCAGTTCACGGACCAGCAAGTCGACGCGATGGCCTCCTACGTCGCCTCGCTCGGCCCCGGCCCGTCGATCCCCTCGTCGAAGCTCACCGACGGTGCCGAGGGTGACGCAGCCGAAGGCGCCGAGCTCTTCCGCATCAACTGCGCGATGTGCCACAACGTCGCCGGCGCCGGTGGCGCACTGACCGAGGGCAAGTACGCGCCGAACCTGCGCGACGTCTCCGGCAAGCACATCTACGAGGCCATGCTCACCGGCCCGCAGAACATGCCGGTCTTCAACGACCTGAACCTGACCCCCGACCAGAAGGCCGACGTCATCACGTACCTCAAGTACGTGCAGGACAACAAGTCACCCGGTGGCTTCGGCCTGGGTGACCTCGGCCCGGTCGCCGAGGGTCTGTTCATCTGGATCTTCGGTCTCGGAGCGGTCGTCGCGATGACCGTCTGGCTGACCGCGAAGACCAACTGA
- a CDS encoding DUF6804 family protein, translating into MTARKGRPAIGSSQQASSGAPASSPRPSSRAGAARPALPDFTRPALAPSLLAAVVLLACVAFLDSSAFVFARWGVTVLALIVLVFAIRGRAWWAAVLTAAVAVCWNPVVVLPIPGQLWAALQLVAAALFIVVGIAVKVPRAAD; encoded by the coding sequence ATGACGGCACGGAAGGGGCGGCCCGCGATCGGGTCGTCACAGCAGGCGTCGTCGGGCGCGCCGGCGTCGTCCCCGCGACCGTCGTCCCGCGCCGGGGCCGCTCGTCCGGCGCTGCCGGACTTCACCCGACCGGCACTGGCACCGTCCCTGCTGGCCGCCGTGGTCCTCCTGGCCTGCGTGGCGTTCCTCGACTCGTCGGCCTTCGTCTTCGCACGCTGGGGCGTCACGGTGCTGGCGCTCATCGTGCTGGTCTTCGCGATCCGGGGGCGCGCCTGGTGGGCGGCGGTCCTCACCGCAGCCGTCGCGGTCTGCTGGAACCCGGTCGTGGTCCTCCCGATCCCGGGCCAGCTCTGGGCAGCACTGCAGCTCGTGGCGGCGGCGCTCTTCATCGTCGTCGGCATCGCGGTGAAGGTGCCGCGCGCGGCGGACTGA
- a CDS encoding stealth conserved region 3 domain-containing protein, with product MSNETEPVTESPLLTPRPSSGGLDRPDVVLRKGRLTLINGHLTPQQSMIEDLLFLDDALTAADVDHLLIRGNDQRPVVAVDERDRQRAESAVMDAAAGEPFYAKPPGKAALLVVDDGFGSADEPVLRLFRPRLEPMGRLRYGAETSVQLEFWRVTETEVLAPVENALMRRSLPIEEFVLVDIERYGRGWSTVEHMFDDHVSDIRFPIDIVFSWVDGNAVEYQRARQAAQATAVLGEGDDAPARFRQINELKYALRSVHIFAPWIRRIFIATDSPAPEWLADHPKVRIVRSEEFFADPSVLPTHNSQAVEAQLHHIPDLSEHFIYSNDDMFFGRPVDPSMFFSPGSVTKFILAITRIGLGSNNPARSGFENSARVNRKLLQQRFGAVTTRHLEHSATPLRKSIMTEMEHEFAAEFAATAGSRFRAADNISVTNSLYHYYALLTGRAIIQENATVGYVDTTMEAGLRELDELLKKRNVDMFCLNDGSFPEVSDEERTERVTDFLERYFPFPAPWERPGA from the coding sequence ATGAGCAACGAGACCGAGCCGGTGACCGAGAGTCCTCTGCTGACCCCTCGACCGTCCTCCGGCGGTCTCGACCGTCCTGACGTCGTCCTCCGCAAGGGACGGCTCACCCTCATCAACGGGCACCTCACGCCCCAGCAGTCGATGATCGAGGACCTGCTGTTCCTCGACGACGCCCTCACCGCGGCGGACGTCGACCACCTGCTCATCCGCGGGAACGACCAGCGGCCGGTCGTCGCCGTCGACGAGCGCGACCGTCAGCGTGCCGAGAGCGCCGTGATGGACGCCGCCGCGGGGGAGCCGTTCTACGCGAAGCCGCCGGGCAAGGCTGCCCTGCTCGTCGTCGACGACGGCTTCGGTTCGGCCGACGAGCCCGTGCTCCGGCTGTTCCGTCCGCGCCTCGAGCCGATGGGGCGCCTGCGCTACGGCGCCGAGACGAGCGTGCAGCTCGAGTTCTGGCGCGTCACCGAGACCGAGGTCCTGGCGCCCGTCGAGAACGCCCTGATGCGCCGCAGCCTGCCGATCGAGGAGTTCGTCCTCGTCGACATCGAACGCTACGGTCGCGGCTGGTCCACCGTCGAGCACATGTTCGACGACCACGTGTCCGACATCCGCTTCCCGATCGACATCGTGTTCTCGTGGGTGGACGGCAACGCGGTCGAGTACCAGCGTGCCCGCCAGGCCGCGCAGGCGACGGCCGTGCTGGGGGAGGGCGACGACGCCCCCGCCCGCTTCCGCCAGATCAACGAGCTGAAGTACGCGCTCCGGTCGGTCCACATCTTCGCCCCGTGGATCCGTCGCATCTTCATCGCCACCGATTCACCGGCGCCGGAGTGGCTGGCGGACCACCCGAAGGTGCGGATCGTCCGCAGCGAGGAGTTCTTCGCCGACCCCTCGGTCCTGCCGACGCACAACTCGCAGGCCGTCGAGGCGCAGCTGCACCACATCCCGGACCTCAGCGAGCACTTCATCTACTCGAACGACGACATGTTCTTCGGGCGTCCGGTCGATCCGTCGATGTTCTTCAGCCCGGGCTCGGTGACGAAGTTCATCCTCGCGATCACGCGCATCGGCCTCGGCTCGAACAACCCGGCACGCAGTGGGTTCGAGAACTCGGCACGCGTGAACCGGAAGCTCCTGCAGCAGCGGTTCGGAGCGGTCACGACGCGGCACCTCGAGCACTCCGCGACCCCGCTGCGGAAGAGCATCATGACCGAGATGGAGCACGAGTTCGCGGCGGAGTTCGCGGCCACCGCCGGCTCCCGGTTCCGTGCGGCGGACAACATCTCGGTGACGAACTCGCTGTACCACTACTACGCGCTGCTCACCGGTCGGGCGATCATCCAGGAGAACGCCACCGTCGGCTACGTCGACACCACGATGGAGGCCGGGCTCCGCGAACTCGACGAGCTGCTGAAGAAGCGGAACGTCGACATGTTCTGCCTGAACGACGGCAGCTTCCCGGAGGTCAGTGACGAGGAGCGGACCGAGCGCGTCACGGACTTCCTGGAGCGGTACTTCCCGTTCCCTGCGCCCTGGGAGCGACCGGGCGCCTAG
- the ctaE gene encoding aa3-type cytochrome oxidase subunit III: MEDVTSTPLSRSVSGPVLNRPNPVAVGTIVWLGSEVMFFAGLFAIYFTLRSTSPELWATESAKLEVPFASVNTIVLVLSSFACQFAVFAAERFQVHRTSWNPRDWGMTEWFFVTYCMGAIFVCGQIFEYANLWHEGMTLSSSAYGSAFYMTTGFHGLHVTGGLIAFLLTLGRGFAAKNFGHKEATTAIVVSYYWHFVDVVWIGLFAVIYLLK; the protein is encoded by the coding sequence ATGGAAGACGTGACAAGCACCCCTCTCTCCAGATCCGTCAGCGGTCCGGTCCTGAACAGGCCGAACCCCGTTGCCGTGGGGACGATCGTGTGGCTGGGCAGCGAGGTCATGTTCTTCGCCGGCCTGTTCGCGATCTACTTCACGCTGCGAAGCACCTCCCCCGAGCTCTGGGCAACCGAGAGCGCCAAGCTCGAGGTGCCGTTCGCGTCGGTGAACACCATCGTCCTGGTGCTGTCGAGCTTCGCCTGCCAGTTCGCGGTCTTCGCCGCCGAGCGGTTCCAGGTGCACCGCACCAGCTGGAACCCCCGGGACTGGGGCATGACGGAGTGGTTCTTCGTCACCTACTGCATGGGCGCGATCTTCGTCTGTGGGCAGATCTTCGAGTACGCCAACCTCTGGCACGAGGGCATGACGCTCTCCTCGAGCGCCTACGGCTCCGCGTTCTACATGACCACCGGCTTCCACGGTCTGCACGTGACCGGCGGTCTCATCGCCTTCCTCCTCACGCTCGGGCGTGGGTTCGCCGCGAAGAACTTCGGCCACAAGGAAGCCACCACGGCGATCGTCGTGTCCTACTACTGGCACTTCGTCGACGTCGTGTGGATCGGTCTCTTCGCCGTCATCTACCTCCTCAAGTGA
- the deoC gene encoding deoxyribose-phosphate aldolase yields the protein MDNAANSDTSAAVDADAVRRLIDHAILKPELSRTQVDAQLDEAAAHRVFSVCVRPGDVLHAVERLQGTGVGVGTVIGFPHGTTSTAAKVAESLQALADGAFELDMVQDIGAAKSGDWQRVERDVRAVVDAAGDTIVKVILETAYLTDDEVVAASRAAVAGGAAFVKTSTGFAGGGATAEHIRLMRETVGPDTGVKASGGVRGLDTLLEMVQAGATRIGTSASARILDEVAHRVATGASSDRGDDTSSY from the coding sequence GTGGACAACGCAGCGAACTCCGACACCTCAGCCGCCGTCGATGCGGACGCGGTGCGTCGACTCATCGACCACGCGATCCTCAAGCCCGAGCTGAGTCGGACCCAGGTCGACGCGCAGCTCGACGAGGCCGCCGCGCACCGGGTGTTCAGCGTCTGCGTCCGTCCGGGCGACGTGCTGCACGCCGTCGAGCGCCTCCAGGGCACCGGCGTCGGCGTCGGTACCGTGATCGGCTTCCCGCACGGCACCACCTCCACGGCGGCCAAGGTCGCCGAGTCGCTGCAGGCCCTCGCCGACGGCGCCTTCGAGCTCGACATGGTGCAGGACATCGGTGCCGCGAAGTCCGGCGACTGGCAGCGGGTCGAGCGCGACGTCCGTGCCGTGGTCGACGCCGCCGGCGACACGATCGTCAAGGTGATCCTCGAGACCGCGTACCTGACCGACGACGAGGTCGTCGCCGCCAGCCGTGCAGCCGTCGCCGGGGGTGCCGCGTTCGTGAAGACCTCGACCGGGTTCGCCGGTGGTGGTGCGACCGCCGAGCACATCCGCCTGATGCGCGAGACCGTCGGCCCCGACACCGGCGTGAAGGCCTCGGGCGGCGTCCGCGGGCTCGACACGCTGCTCGAGATGGTCCAGGCCGGCGCGACCCGCATCGGCACCAGCGCCTCCGCGCGCATCCTCGACGAGGTCGCGCACCGCGTCGCCACGGGTGCGTCCTCGGACCGCGGCGACGACACCTCGTCCTACTGA
- a CDS encoding SDR family oxidoreductase, whose product MRVLVTGATGYIGGRLVPRLLDAGHDVRVLVRNPRKLQDVPWSDRVTVAEGDLQDADAVATAVDGTEAVYYLAHAMGADGDFEQAERDAAQTMARVAHDAGVRRFVYLGGLHPDGELSKHLRSRKEVGEILLGSGVPTIALQAGVVIGSGSTSFEMIRHVTDVLPWMPAPRWVRNRIQPIAVRDVLYYLVEALTIPADVNRTFDIGGPDVLRYGQMLNGYAVEAKLPQRPITVLPVLTPRLAAHWFNVVTPIPRKLATPIIESLQFECVQREHDIDDVVPQPEGGLTSYRRAVRLALAKMRTGEVLTSWRNATLSSGSADPLPSDPDWAGHTVYVDDRKRHSSAPPEAVWSVVESIGGENGWYSFPLAWVARGWLDKIAGGVGLSRGRRDPKRLEQGDALDWWRVERLVRGRYLRLRAEFKSPGRAWLEMTVTPADDGGSDYHQRAIYFPQGLAGRLYWYGILPFHGVIFPGMVERITARAEREAHHTDSTQRNSTYQNDDAQPAHEEAA is encoded by the coding sequence ATGCGCGTCCTCGTCACCGGGGCCACCGGCTACATCGGTGGTCGACTGGTCCCCAGACTCCTCGATGCCGGTCACGACGTCCGGGTCCTCGTCCGCAACCCCCGCAAGCTGCAGGACGTCCCCTGGAGCGACCGTGTCACCGTCGCCGAGGGTGACCTGCAGGACGCCGACGCGGTCGCCACCGCCGTCGACGGCACCGAGGCGGTCTACTACCTGGCGCACGCGATGGGCGCGGACGGTGACTTCGAGCAGGCCGAACGGGACGCCGCGCAGACGATGGCCCGAGTCGCCCACGACGCCGGGGTCCGGCGGTTCGTCTACCTCGGCGGTCTGCACCCGGACGGCGAACTCAGCAAGCACCTGCGCAGCCGGAAAGAGGTCGGGGAGATCCTCCTCGGCTCCGGCGTCCCGACGATCGCACTGCAGGCCGGCGTCGTCATCGGGTCGGGCAGCACCTCGTTCGAGATGATCCGCCACGTCACCGACGTCCTGCCCTGGATGCCGGCACCCCGCTGGGTCCGGAACCGCATCCAGCCGATCGCGGTCCGCGACGTCCTGTACTACCTCGTCGAGGCACTCACGATCCCGGCCGACGTCAACCGTACCTTCGACATCGGCGGCCCCGACGTCCTGCGGTACGGGCAGATGCTCAACGGGTACGCGGTCGAGGCGAAGCTGCCCCAGCGACCGATCACGGTCCTCCCGGTCCTGACCCCGCGGCTCGCCGCGCACTGGTTCAACGTCGTGACGCCGATCCCGCGCAAGCTCGCGACACCGATCATCGAGTCGCTGCAGTTCGAGTGCGTGCAGCGCGAGCACGACATCGACGACGTCGTCCCGCAGCCCGAGGGTGGACTGACCTCGTACCGCCGAGCTGTCCGGCTCGCCCTGGCGAAGATGCGCACGGGCGAGGTCCTGACCAGCTGGCGGAACGCGACACTCTCGAGCGGTTCGGCCGACCCGCTGCCGAGCGACCCGGACTGGGCCGGCCACACGGTCTACGTCGACGACCGGAAGCGGCACTCGTCCGCCCCGCCGGAGGCCGTGTGGAGCGTCGTCGAGTCGATCGGCGGCGAGAACGGCTGGTACTCGTTCCCGCTCGCGTGGGTTGCCCGCGGGTGGCTCGACAAGATCGCCGGTGGTGTCGGCCTCAGCCGTGGTCGTCGTGACCCGAAGCGGTTGGAACAGGGCGACGCGCTCGACTGGTGGCGGGTCGAGCGGCTGGTCCGCGGCCGGTACCTGCGCCTCCGTGCCGAGTTCAAGTCGCCGGGCCGCGCCTGGCTCGAGATGACCGTCACGCCGGCCGACGACGGTGGCAGCGACTACCACCAGCGGGCGATCTACTTCCCGCAGGGACTGGCCGGACGGCTCTACTGGTACGGCATCCTGCCGTTCCACGGGGTGATCTTCCCCGGCATGGTCGAGCGGATCACCGCCCGTGCCGAGCGGGAGGCGCACCACACCGACTCGACGCAGCGCAACTCCACGTACCAGAATGACGACGCGCAGCCAGCGCACGAGGAGGCCGCATGA
- a CDS encoding GDSL-type esterase/lipase family protein, whose translation MSDDDTKTGGAGDGGVLFLGDSITAGGDWGQWLPGEHTINLGIDGDTTDGVLARLDEVVQAAPEVIVLLIGTNDFGHHRASAEHVVRNVESTLVQLRRALPGVRLLLVSILPRQAEYASKTEQANRHLRQFVATCHAQYLDVWPALADGDHLAEQFTNDGLHLNEDGYRAYVGELVPALERVRELPPMSRPISLADLRDAQDR comes from the coding sequence ATGAGCGACGACGACACGAAGACCGGCGGCGCCGGTGACGGCGGTGTCCTGTTCCTCGGTGACAGCATCACGGCCGGCGGCGACTGGGGACAGTGGCTCCCCGGCGAGCACACGATCAACCTCGGCATCGACGGCGACACCACCGACGGCGTCCTGGCACGCCTGGACGAGGTCGTGCAAGCGGCACCCGAGGTCATCGTCCTGCTGATCGGCACGAACGACTTCGGCCACCACCGGGCGAGCGCCGAGCACGTCGTCCGGAACGTCGAGTCGACCCTCGTGCAGCTGCGTCGGGCGCTGCCGGGCGTCCGGCTGCTGCTGGTCTCGATCCTGCCGCGCCAAGCGGAGTACGCGTCGAAGACCGAGCAGGCGAACCGGCACCTCCGCCAGTTCGTCGCGACGTGCCACGCCCAGTACCTCGACGTGTGGCCGGCCCTGGCGGACGGCGACCACCTGGCCGAGCAGTTCACGAACGACGGCCTGCACCTCAACGAGGACGGGTACCGCGCCTACGTGGGCGAGCTCGTCCCCGCGCTCGAGCGGGTCCGGGAGCTGCCGCCGATGTCGCGGCCGATCTCCCTGGCCGACCTCCGCGACGCGCAGGACCGATGA
- the qcrA gene encoding cytochrome bc1 complex Rieske iron-sulfur subunit encodes MAEHDDDALSSSSAVEKHGATEPVGTAVLPHEPFENPGEPPHRARRTDVDPKKQRLAERQVATFFYVSIVASVLSIAAYIAFPIDPNDFGTVRTANLFLGLSITLALLALGIGAVYWSKTLVSDREITEMRHTTRGTDATRAKAVEAFQLADKESGFSRRKLIRNSLIGALVAFPLPGIVLVRDLAPKDDPNELLRHTFWKSGLRLTKDPTGLPIKASDVTIGSVFHVIPEGMLDSEDMLEEKAKAAVLLMRLDPKDLNPAKGHENWGYDGIVAYSKICTHVGCPVALYEQQTHHLLCPCHQSTFDVSNNCEVIFGPAARPLPQLPISVDDDGYLVAQSDFHEPVGPSFWERARS; translated from the coding sequence ATGGCAGAGCACGACGACGACGCGCTGAGCTCGTCCTCGGCTGTCGAGAAGCACGGCGCCACGGAGCCGGTCGGGACCGCTGTCCTGCCGCACGAGCCGTTCGAGAACCCGGGCGAGCCGCCGCACCGTGCCCGCCGCACCGACGTCGACCCGAAGAAGCAGCGTCTGGCCGAGCGCCAGGTCGCCACGTTCTTCTACGTGTCGATCGTCGCGAGCGTCCTGTCGATCGCCGCGTACATCGCCTTCCCGATCGACCCGAACGACTTCGGGACGGTCCGTACCGCGAACCTCTTCCTCGGTCTCTCCATCACCCTCGCGCTCCTGGCCCTGGGCATCGGTGCCGTCTACTGGTCGAAGACGCTCGTCTCCGACCGCGAGATCACCGAGATGCGCCACACCACACGTGGCACGGACGCGACCCGCGCCAAGGCGGTCGAAGCGTTCCAGCTCGCCGACAAGGAGTCCGGCTTCAGCCGTCGCAAGCTGATCCGCAACTCCCTCATCGGCGCCCTGGTCGCCTTCCCCCTCCCCGGCATCGTCCTGGTGCGCGACCTCGCGCCGAAGGACGACCCGAACGAGCTGCTCCGTCACACCTTCTGGAAGTCGGGCCTCCGCCTGACCAAGGACCCGACGGGTCTGCCGATCAAGGCCTCCGACGTCACCATCGGCTCGGTCTTCCACGTCATCCCCGAGGGCATGCTCGACTCCGAGGACATGCTCGAGGAGAAGGCCAAGGCCGCAGTCCTGCTGATGCGCCTCGACCCGAAGGACCTCAACCCCGCCAAGGGCCACGAGAACTGGGGCTACGACGGCATCGTCGCGTACTCCAAGATCTGCACCCACGTCGGATGCCCGGTCGCGCTCTACGAGCAGCAGACGCACCACCTGCTGTGCCCGTGCCACCAGTCCACCTTCGATGTCTCGAACAACTGCGAGGTCATCTTCGGACCGGCGGCCCGCCCCCTTCCCCAACTTCCGATCTCGGTCGATGACGACGGCTACCTGGTCGCACAGAGCGACTTCCACGAGCCGGTCGGCCCGTCCTTCTGGGAGCGTGCCCGCTCATGA
- a CDS encoding phosphodiesterase, whose product MDARTAEHPRPNHFLLHLSDTHLVAGDGALYGAVDSAARLGQIIAEIEASGSRPEAIIITGDVADKGEAGAYVKVRDIIEPAAERLGAQVIWAMGNHDERGAFRQQLFGLQPTDRPVDFVYDVNGLRVITLDTSVPGHHHGEVSPEQLDWLAEVLSEAAPHGTILAMHHPPVPSVQDLTVLVELRDQPALAEVVEGSDILTIIAGHLHYSTSAVFAGIPVSVASATCYTQDLNEFQGGTRGRDGAQSFNLMHVYGHQVVHSVVPIGTYPTVGEPVSSIETEARLAAAGVVIPAAVEPAPVTASMPVFTLDSVPVSPIHR is encoded by the coding sequence ATGGACGCCCGGACGGCTGAACACCCCAGGCCGAACCACTTCCTGCTCCACCTCAGCGACACCCACCTCGTCGCCGGGGACGGCGCGCTCTACGGAGCCGTCGACTCCGCCGCACGTCTCGGCCAGATCATCGCCGAGATCGAAGCCTCCGGATCCCGCCCGGAAGCGATCATCATCACCGGTGACGTCGCCGACAAGGGCGAAGCCGGTGCGTACGTCAAGGTGCGCGACATCATCGAACCGGCTGCGGAACGCCTCGGCGCGCAGGTCATCTGGGCGATGGGCAACCACGACGAGCGCGGCGCCTTCCGACAGCAGCTCTTCGGCCTGCAGCCCACCGACCGTCCGGTCGACTTCGTCTACGACGTCAACGGGCTCCGGGTCATCACGCTCGACACCAGCGTCCCCGGACACCACCACGGTGAGGTCTCCCCCGAACAGCTCGACTGGCTCGCCGAGGTCCTCTCCGAAGCGGCCCCGCACGGCACCATCCTGGCGATGCACCACCCGCCTGTGCCGAGCGTGCAGGACCTCACCGTCCTCGTCGAACTCCGCGACCAGCCGGCCCTCGCCGAGGTGGTGGAGGGCAGCGACATCCTCACCATCATCGCCGGCCACCTGCACTACTCGACCAGTGCCGTGTTCGCCGGCATCCCGGTCTCGGTCGCCAGCGCCACGTGCTACACGCAGGACCTCAACGAGTTCCAGGGCGGCACCCGCGGCCGCGACGGTGCACAGTCGTTCAACCTGATGCACGTGTACGGCCACCAGGTCGTGCACTCGGTCGTCCCGATCGGCACCTACCCGACCGTCGGCGAACCCGTCTCGTCGATCGAGACCGAGGCCCGTCTGGCCGCCGCCGGGGTCGTCATCCCGGCAGCCGTCGAGCCGGCGCCCGTCACGGCCTCGATGCCGGTGTTCACCCTCGACTCGGTGCCGGTGTCCCCGATCCACCGGTGA
- the qcrB gene encoding cytochrome bc1 complex cytochrome b subunit yields the protein MSSTTTTSPTTESTNKPTPDRGSRLINYTANYIDERTSISGLVKEVGRKIFPDHWSFMLGEVALYSFVVVLLSGTFLTFFYQASMAEVVYNGTYVPLKGVDMSVALQSTLNISFEIRGGLFVRQIHHWAALLFVASVMLHMARVFFTGAFRKPRELNWVFGFVLWVLAMAEGFTGYSLPDDLLSGNGLRIIVGMIEGVPVIGVWIAYLLFGGEFPGTDIVGRLYTLHILLLPAILVAVLGVHLVLVVINKHTQYAGPGKTNDNVVGVPILPAFAAKAGGFFFIVAGILAAIASFFTINPIWNYGPYDPSPVSAGTQPDWYIGFADGALRLVPPHWEVNWFGYTVSFNILVPIAILMGLIVTIFVYPFIEAWVTGDKREHHIADRPRNAPTRTAIGVAGITLYGALFTAASSDLIATHFMVSINHVIHVLQATTVLGPFVAFWITKRVCLALQKKDREIVLHGYESGRIVRLPHGEYIEVHEQLDEYERWRLLEFNDYKPLMIRPDSRGRITSLQKARARASRFFFEDRIEPVSKNELEAAHAAHHGPDLEGTHQAPQVGAGTR from the coding sequence ATGAGCAGCACAACGACCACATCCCCCACCACCGAGTCGACGAACAAGCCGACTCCTGACCGTGGTTCGCGCCTGATCAACTACACCGCGAACTACATCGACGAGCGCACCAGCATCTCCGGCCTGGTGAAGGAGGTCGGTCGCAAGATCTTCCCCGACCACTGGAGCTTCATGCTCGGTGAAGTCGCGCTCTACAGCTTCGTCGTCGTCCTGCTCTCGGGGACCTTCCTGACGTTCTTCTACCAGGCGTCCATGGCCGAGGTCGTCTACAACGGCACCTACGTCCCGCTCAAGGGCGTCGACATGTCGGTGGCGCTGCAGTCGACGCTGAACATCTCGTTCGAGATCCGCGGCGGTCTGTTCGTCCGACAGATCCACCACTGGGCAGCCCTGCTGTTCGTGGCCTCCGTCATGCTGCACATGGCCCGCGTCTTCTTCACCGGCGCGTTCCGCAAGCCGCGTGAGCTCAACTGGGTCTTCGGCTTCGTGCTCTGGGTCCTCGCGATGGCCGAGGGCTTCACCGGCTACTCGCTCCCCGACGACCTGCTCTCCGGCAACGGTCTGCGCATCATCGTCGGTATGATCGAGGGTGTCCCGGTCATCGGCGTGTGGATCGCCTACCTGCTCTTCGGCGGCGAGTTCCCCGGGACCGACATCGTCGGCCGCCTGTACACGCTGCACATCCTGCTGCTGCCGGCGATCCTCGTCGCGGTGCTCGGTGTCCACCTCGTGCTCGTCGTCATCAACAAGCACACCCAGTACGCAGGTCCGGGCAAGACCAACGACAACGTCGTGGGTGTCCCGATCCTCCCGGCGTTCGCCGCGAAGGCCGGTGGCTTCTTCTTCATCGTCGCCGGCATCCTGGCCGCCATCGCGTCGTTCTTCACGATCAACCCGATCTGGAACTACGGCCCGTACGACCCCTCCCCCGTGTCCGCCGGTACCCAGCCCGACTGGTACATCGGCTTCGCGGACGGCGCGCTCCGTCTGGTGCCGCCGCACTGGGAGGTCAACTGGTTCGGCTACACGGTCTCGTTCAACATCCTCGTGCCGATCGCGATCCTCATGGGTCTCATCGTGACGATCTTCGTGTACCCGTTCATCGAGGCCTGGGTCACCGGCGACAAGCGTGAGCACCACATCGCCGACCGCCCGCGCAACGCCCCGACCCGCACCGCGATCGGTGTCGCCGGCATCACGCTCTACGGCGCACTGTTCACCGCGGCCTCGTCGGACCTCATCGCGACCCACTTCATGGTGTCGATCAACCACGTGATCCACGTGCTCCAGGCGACGACGGTCCTCGGTCCGTTCGTGGCGTTCTGGATCACGAAGCGTGTCTGCCTGGCGCTGCAGAAGAAGGACCGCGAGATCGTCCTCCACGGGTACGAGTCGGGCCGCATCGTCCGACTGCCGCACGGTGAGTACATCGAGGTCCACGAGCAGCTCGACGAGTACGAGCGCTGGCGTCTGCTGGAGTTCAACGACTACAAGCCGCTGATGATCCGCCCGGACTCCCGCGGCCGCATCACCTCGCTGCAGAAGGCCCGTGCACGCGCCTCCCGCTTCTTCTTCGAAGACCGCATCGAACCGGTGTCGAAGAACGAGCTCGAAGCGGCACACGCCGCCCACCACGGTCCGGACCTCGAGGGGACCCACCAGGCCCCGCAGGTCGGTGCCGGTACGCGGTAA